In Streptomyces thermolilacinus SPC6, a single genomic region encodes these proteins:
- a CDS encoding universal stress protein: MAGHEFPEPADRRQVADSAVDPLAAADTRHACDPAFQHGVVVGFDGSTSSERALAYAIGMARRSGSGLIIVHVANRLPTTVWAGCEPPVFVDVPDHRTEVLGLELACADHLSEVPWVLVERGGDICHELEEVGREYSADAIVVGSTHGLVGRIFGSVAGRLARRAQRPVVVIP; the protein is encoded by the coding sequence ATGGCCGGTCACGAATTCCCTGAACCAGCCGACCGCAGGCAGGTCGCCGATTCGGCGGTGGACCCCCTGGCGGCGGCAGACACGCGTCATGCCTGTGACCCCGCGTTCCAGCACGGCGTCGTCGTCGGCTTCGACGGCTCGACCTCCAGTGAGCGGGCACTCGCCTACGCGATCGGCATGGCGCGCAGGTCCGGCTCCGGGCTGATCATCGTGCACGTCGCGAACCGCCTCCCCACCACCGTCTGGGCCGGCTGCGAGCCGCCCGTCTTCGTGGACGTCCCCGACCACAGGACCGAGGTCCTGGGCCTTGAGCTGGCCTGCGCCGACCACCTGTCCGAGGTGCCCTGGGTCCTCGTGGAGCGCGGCGGCGACATCTGTCACGAGCTGGAGGAGGTCGGCCGGGAATACTCCGCCGACGCCATCGTCGTCGGCTCGACCCACGGCCTCGTCGGCCGCATCTTCGGCTCCGTCGCCGGTCGGCTCGCACGCCGCGCCCAGCGACCCGTCGTGGTCATCCCATAG
- a CDS encoding helix-turn-helix domain-containing protein has protein sequence MSQDSAAPETGRKLSGRRRREVVAVMLFSGGPIFESSIPLSVFGIDRQDAGVPRYRLLVCAGEDGPLRTTGGLELSAPYGLEAISRAGTVVVPAWRSITSPPPAEALDALRRAHEEGARIVGLCTGAFVLAAAGLLDGRPATTHWMYAPTLAKRYPSVHVDPRELFVDDGDVLTSAGTAAGIDLCLHIVRTDHGTEAAGALARRLVVPPRRTGGQERYLDRSLPEEIGADPLAEVVAWALEHLHEQFDVETLAARAYMSRRTFDRRFRSLTGSAPLQWLITQRVLQAQRLLETSDYSVDEVAGRCGFRSPVALRGHFRRQLGSSPAAYRAAYRARRPQGEGASAMSDAVVPPQGSHGGPGGHGPGLRRPTAGAAAGMGGGEPGKPHMDALTSGRATLPGQRSAP, from the coding sequence ATGAGCCAGGACTCCGCCGCACCGGAGACCGGACGCAAACTGTCCGGACGCCGCCGTCGCGAGGTCGTCGCCGTCATGCTGTTCAGCGGCGGCCCCATCTTCGAGAGTTCCATCCCACTTTCGGTGTTCGGGATTGACCGCCAGGACGCCGGAGTCCCGCGATACAGGCTGCTGGTCTGCGCGGGCGAGGACGGGCCACTGCGCACGACCGGGGGACTCGAACTCTCCGCACCGTACGGCCTGGAGGCGATCAGCAGAGCGGGCACCGTCGTCGTACCGGCCTGGCGGTCGATCACCTCGCCGCCGCCCGCCGAGGCGCTCGACGCGCTGCGCCGCGCACACGAGGAGGGCGCCAGGATCGTCGGCCTGTGCACGGGTGCGTTCGTGCTGGCCGCCGCCGGATTACTGGACGGGCGGCCCGCCACCACCCACTGGATGTACGCGCCGACGCTCGCGAAGCGCTACCCGTCGGTCCATGTGGACCCGCGGGAGCTGTTCGTGGACGACGGCGACGTACTGACGTCCGCGGGCACGGCGGCCGGAATCGACCTCTGTCTGCACATCGTGCGGACCGATCACGGCACGGAGGCGGCCGGCGCGCTCGCCCGGCGGCTCGTCGTGCCACCGCGCCGCACCGGCGGCCAGGAGCGGTACCTCGACCGGTCCCTCCCGGAGGAGATCGGCGCCGACCCGCTGGCCGAGGTCGTCGCGTGGGCGCTGGAGCACCTCCACGAGCAGTTCGACGTGGAGACGCTGGCGGCCAGGGCGTACATGAGCCGGCGGACCTTCGACCGGAGGTTCCGCTCGCTGACCGGCAGCGCGCCGCTCCAGTGGCTGATCACCCAGCGGGTGCTCCAGGCGCAGCGGCTGCTGGAGACGTCCGACTACTCGGTGGACGAGGTCGCCGGACGCTGCGGCTTCCGTTCGCCGGTGGCGCTGCGCGGCCACTTCCGGCGGCAGCTGGGCTCGTCCCCGGCCGCGTACCGGGCCGCGTACCGGGCGCGCCGCCCGCAGGGCGAGGGGGCGTCGGCGATGAGCGACGCGGTCGTACCGCCGCAGGGCTCGCACGGTGGACCCGGTGGCCACGGGCCCGGCCTGCGACGCCCCACGGCGGGCGCCGCGGCCGGGATGGGCGGCGGTGAGCCGGGCAAGCCGCACATGGACGCGCTGACGTCCGGCCGGGCGACGCTGCCGGGCCAGCGCAGCGCGCCGTAA